The Streptomyces kanamyceticus genome window below encodes:
- a CDS encoding DUF1707 and FHA domain-containing protein, with translation MTSSFEFSTYPARVTDAERDRALDALKEGAALGRLSHDTFLRRMELVLAASKPDELAVLTADLRTESRWQRMVLGSVEAVSGFTMKLRRAWQAERLPKLVLPSPDSPYPLRIGRDPANGLRLSHDTVSRVHAELRRQGGMWVVRDLGSTNGTSVNGRRVIGAAVVQDGDMVSFGRMAFRLAAT, from the coding sequence GTGACATCCTCCTTCGAGTTCTCCACATACCCCGCGCGCGTGACGGACGCCGAGCGCGACCGGGCGCTGGACGCACTCAAGGAAGGCGCCGCGCTCGGCAGGCTCTCCCACGACACCTTCCTGCGGCGCATGGAGCTGGTGCTCGCCGCCAGCAAGCCGGACGAACTGGCCGTGCTCACCGCCGATCTGCGCACCGAGAGCCGCTGGCAGCGGATGGTGCTCGGCAGCGTCGAAGCGGTCTCCGGGTTCACGATGAAGCTGCGCAGGGCGTGGCAGGCCGAGCGGCTGCCGAAGCTGGTGCTGCCGTCGCCGGACAGCCCCTACCCGCTACGGATCGGCCGCGACCCGGCCAACGGACTCCGGCTCAGCCACGACACCGTCTCCCGCGTCCACGCGGAGCTGCGCAGGCAGGGCGGCATGTGGGTGGTGCGTGACCTCGGCTCGACCAACGGCACGTCGGTGAACGGCCGCAGGGTGATCGGCGCGGCCGTCGTGCAGGACGGCGACATGGTGAGCTTCGGCCGGATGGCCTTCCGCCTCGCCGCGACCTGA
- the treZ gene encoding malto-oligosyltrehalose trehalohydrolase — MKFEVWAPGATRVALECAGDTRALERDGERAGWWTAEAEARDGTRYGFSLDGGPVLPDPRSRRQPDGPDGLSAVVEHTAHAWRTPWAGRGIRDAVLYELHVGTYTREGTLDAAAARLGHLAELGVTHVELMPLCPFPGRHGWGYEGVSLWAVHEPYGGPEALKRFVDAAHALGLGVVLDVVHNHLGPSGNHLPAFGPYFTETHQTPWGAAVNLDAPGSDEVRAYLIGSALAWLRDYRIDGLRLDAVHALRDTRACHFLEELSAAVDSLADELGRPLSLIGESDLGDPRVVTPRAVGGLGLHAQWNDDFHHALHTALTGEAQGYYEDFARAPLAALGKTLTHGFFHDGTYSSFRGRAHGRPVDRARTPAYRFLGYAQTHDQIGNRAQGDRLAAALSPGLLACAAALTLTGPFTPMLFMGEEWGATTPWQFFTDHTDPALAEAVRQGRRREFAAHGWAAEDIPDPQDHGTRDRSCLDWDEPAEGHHARLLAWHRELIALRRTRGDLTDPDLASVRVAHDEGARWFAFRRGDLRIAVNLGKEEVAVPLGGRHARVLAAWEAVDAPGADGVVRLPAESCVILATA; from the coding sequence GTGAAGTTCGAGGTGTGGGCACCGGGAGCCACGCGGGTCGCACTGGAGTGCGCGGGCGACACGCGCGCGTTGGAGCGTGACGGGGAGCGCGCGGGGTGGTGGACGGCGGAGGCGGAGGCCCGGGACGGCACGCGCTACGGCTTCTCGCTGGACGGCGGCCCCGTCCTGCCCGACCCGCGCTCGCGGCGCCAGCCGGACGGGCCCGACGGGCTCAGCGCCGTCGTCGAGCACACCGCCCACGCGTGGCGCACGCCCTGGGCGGGCCGCGGCATCCGCGACGCGGTCCTGTACGAGCTGCACGTGGGGACGTACACGCGCGAGGGCACGCTGGACGCGGCGGCCGCCCGGCTCGGGCATCTGGCCGAGCTCGGCGTCACGCACGTGGAGCTGATGCCGCTGTGCCCCTTCCCCGGCCGCCACGGCTGGGGCTACGAAGGGGTGTCGCTGTGGGCGGTCCACGAGCCCTACGGCGGCCCCGAGGCGCTGAAACGATTTGTCGACGCTGCGCACGCGCTGGGGCTCGGCGTCGTCCTCGACGTCGTGCACAACCACCTCGGCCCGTCCGGCAACCACCTGCCCGCGTTCGGCCCGTACTTCACGGAGACCCACCAGACGCCCTGGGGCGCGGCGGTCAACCTGGACGCGCCGGGCTCGGACGAGGTGCGCGCGTATCTGATCGGCAGTGCCCTCGCCTGGCTGCGGGACTACCGGATCGACGGCCTGCGGCTCGACGCGGTGCACGCGCTGCGCGACACGCGCGCGTGCCACTTCCTGGAGGAACTCTCCGCCGCCGTCGACTCCTTGGCCGACGAGCTCGGCAGGCCGCTGTCCCTGATCGGCGAGTCCGACCTGGGCGATCCGCGGGTCGTCACGCCGCGCGCCGTCGGCGGCCTCGGGCTCCACGCGCAGTGGAACGACGACTTCCACCACGCCCTGCACACCGCGCTCACGGGCGAGGCGCAGGGCTACTACGAGGACTTCGCGCGGGCCCCGCTGGCCGCGCTCGGCAAGACGCTGACGCACGGCTTCTTCCACGACGGGACGTACTCGTCGTTCCGCGGCCGCGCCCACGGCCGCCCCGTGGACCGCGCACGGACCCCCGCGTACCGCTTCCTCGGCTACGCGCAGACGCACGACCAGATAGGCAACCGCGCGCAGGGCGACAGGCTCGCGGCCGCCCTCTCCCCCGGCCTGCTCGCCTGCGCGGCCGCGCTGACCCTCACGGGGCCCTTCACGCCGATGCTGTTCATGGGCGAGGAGTGGGGCGCCACGACGCCCTGGCAGTTCTTCACCGACCACACCGATCCCGCGCTCGCCGAGGCCGTGCGCCAGGGCAGGCGGCGGGAGTTCGCGGCGCACGGCTGGGCCGCGGAGGACATCCCCGATCCGCAGGACCACGGCACGCGGGACCGGTCCTGCCTCGACTGGGACGAGCCCGCCGAGGGACACCACGCGCGCCTGCTCGCCTGGCACCGCGAACTGATCGCGCTGCGCCGCACCCGAGGCGATCTGACCGACCCCGATCTGGCGTCGGTGCGGGTCGCCCACGACGAGGGCGCCCGCTGGTTCGCGTTCCGGCGCGGGGACCTGCGGATCGCCGTGAACCTCGGCAAGGAGGAGGTCGCCGTGCCCCTTGGCGGTCGCCACGCGCGCGTGCTCGCCGCCTGGGAGGCGGTCGACGCTCCCGGCGCGGACGGGGTGGTGCGGCTGCCCGCCGAATCGTGCGTGATCCTGGCCACCGCCTAG